One genomic region from Salvelinus fontinalis isolate EN_2023a chromosome 18, ASM2944872v1, whole genome shotgun sequence encodes:
- the LOC129815663 gene encoding probable peptidyl-tRNA hydrolase 2 codes for MEPSEQQQQTGPGSGSQEVNPVYLQQLRELDIPEEAAKQALLHTRNVSAEEAAMYYFNKLENEEEGDDDLMFKMVFVVNMDLAMGVGKLAAQVGHAAVGLYQALQEKNSWREMAWKWDHGGAKKVVVQGTNMAHLLELQALAMSLSLPTYLVQDAGRTQVEAGSRTVLAIVGEEEMVNNVTGSLKLL; via the exons ATGGAGCCCtccgagcagcagcagcagacggGCCCAGGCTCTGGCTCTCAGGAGGTCAACCCTGTGTACCTGCAGCAGCTGCGAGAGCTGGACATCCCTGAGGAGGCTGCCAAGCAA GCACTCTTGCACACCCGAAACGTGTCTGCTGAGGAGGCTGCCATGTACTACTTTAACAAGCTGGAGAATGAG GAGGAAGGAGACGACGACCTCATGTTCAAGATGGTGTTTGTGGTGAATATGGACCTGGCCATGGGTGTGGGAAAG CTGGCTGCGCAGGTGGGCCACGCAGCCGTGGGGCTCTACCAGGCCCTGCAGGAGAAGAACAGCTGGAGGGAGATGGCCTGGAAGTGGGACCATGGCGG GGCGAAGAAGGTGGTGGTACAGGGGACCAACATGGCCCACCTTTTGGAGCTGCAGGCCCTGGCCATGAGCCTTAGCCTGCCCACATACCTGGTCCAGGATGCCGGACGCACCCAG GTGGAAGCCGGCTCACGCACTGTCCTGGCCATTgttggagaggaggagatggtgaACAATGTCACTGGAAGTCTGAAGCTGCTCTGA